Proteins from a genomic interval of Nitrosomonas sp.:
- the gltX gene encoding glutamate--tRNA ligase encodes MVKTRFAPSPTGYLHIGGARTALFSWAFARRQGGKFVLRIEDTDRERSTQPSVQAILDGLAWLGLDYDEGPYYQMARLDRYQEVAEQLLKQGLAYHCYASREELDTLREQQRAAGLKPRYDGRWRDSQQTPPATVAPVVRLKTPLEGHVTFNDLVKGKIAVANQELDDLVLMRSDGTPTYNFGVVIDDLDMGITHVIRGDDHVNNTPRQINILKALGAPIPQYVHVPMILGADGERLSKRHGAVSVLHYRDQGYLPEALFNYLARLGWSHGDEEIFSREQLIEWFDLSAISHSPARFNEEKLAWLNAHYLKIADDDRLVQLLLPFLRERVCEISNADVLPGIVNLLKGRVSTLAEMADAAIYFFRVVEPPQTLKIEYFKPEIRPVMADLCDRLSAIDWQLESIHAEIKQAVVHHGLKFPAVAMPLRLMVTGEVKTPAIDAVLALIGQTETLRRMRQQLESFPAA; translated from the coding sequence ATGGTTAAAACACGTTTTGCTCCCAGTCCTACAGGTTATCTGCATATTGGCGGCGCACGCACCGCACTTTTTTCCTGGGCATTTGCCCGCAGGCAAGGAGGGAAATTTGTTCTGAGAATCGAAGATACGGATCGTGAGCGTTCAACTCAACCCTCCGTACAGGCGATTCTCGATGGTCTGGCCTGGCTGGGGCTGGATTATGACGAAGGCCCGTATTACCAGATGGCGCGCCTCGATCGCTATCAGGAAGTGGCTGAACAGTTATTGAAACAAGGACTGGCCTATCACTGTTATGCCAGCCGGGAAGAACTGGATACGTTACGCGAACAGCAACGCGCAGCCGGGTTGAAACCGCGTTACGATGGCCGCTGGCGGGATAGCCAGCAAACACCGCCTGCCACTGTTGCGCCGGTGGTGCGTTTGAAAACCCCGCTGGAGGGGCATGTCACCTTCAATGATCTGGTCAAGGGAAAAATTGCCGTTGCCAACCAGGAGCTTGATGATCTGGTGCTGATGCGCAGCGACGGTACGCCCACCTATAATTTCGGTGTGGTGATCGATGATCTCGATATGGGCATTACTCATGTCATTCGTGGCGATGACCACGTTAACAACACGCCGCGTCAGATCAATATTCTCAAGGCGCTGGGCGCACCCATTCCGCAGTACGTGCACGTGCCGATGATTCTCGGCGCCGATGGCGAACGTTTATCCAAAAGGCATGGTGCGGTATCGGTGCTGCATTACCGCGATCAGGGTTATCTGCCGGAAGCGCTGTTTAATTATCTGGCCAGACTCGGCTGGTCGCATGGTGACGAGGAAATTTTTAGTCGTGAGCAATTGATCGAGTGGTTTGATCTGTCTGCGATTAGTCATTCACCGGCGAGATTCAACGAAGAAAAACTGGCGTGGTTGAATGCGCATTATCTAAAGATTGCGGACGATGATCGGCTCGTACAGCTGCTCCTGCCTTTTTTGCGGGAGAGGGTCTGTGAAATATCCAACGCAGACGTTTTACCAGGCATTGTCAATTTGCTCAAAGGGCGGGTAAGCACGCTGGCAGAAATGGCGGATGCGGCAATTTATTTTTTCCGTGTGGTTGAGCCTCCGCAAACGTTAAAAATAGAATACTTCAAACCGGAAATTCGACCTGTGATGGCGGATCTGTGTGATCGCCTCAGTGCCATCGATTGGCAGCTTGAATCGATTCATGCCGAAATCAAGCAGGCGGTCGTTCATCACGGGCTGAAATTTCCAGCCGTAGCGATGCCATTGCGTCTGATGGTGACCGGTGAAGTCAAAACACCAGCGATCGATGCCGTCCTGGCGTTGATTGGTCAGACAGAAACCTTGCGCCGCATGCGTCAGCAATTGGAAAGCTTTCCAGCAGCGTAA